The window AGCGTTCTCGATCATGTCCTGCAGCTGAATCAATTGCTCTTCGACGGGCCCCTGGATTGTGTCCGCGGTGAGGTTGGTGTGGCAATTCTGGCAGATGTCCGCGGAAGCGTAGAAGGTGTGATTGGTCCCGCCAAGGTTGTAGGCCAGGTCCGGGGGCGGAGGCGTCTCCTCCATGTGGCAGGTGACGCAGGTGTCCTGGACATTCGAGGTCAGAGAGTGGTTGGCACGCTGGCCAACCTCGACCAGATAGGCGTTCTGTCCCATCAGGACGTCGGTCTGGACACCGCCGTGCGGGGCACGCGCCGCTTCCGAAGTTCCGTAATACTGGTTGAAGGTGTCGTCGTTTCGCAGGCCGCGACGGCTGTTGTGGCAGGTCATGCAGATGGCACCGCGGCCGACATCGGTGGCGGTGAAGCCGGCGATCAGCGGCGGCGTGTCGCCGCTGATCCGCACCGTGGCATTGGTGCCGGTGCCGGTAGTAGTGCCGATGGCGTGCGGATCGTGGCATGTCTGACAGGTCTGCGGGTGGGTCTCGTCCTCGGTCCAGGTGACCTCGACGTCATCGAGCGGATCGCCCGGTTCCTCACCAGTGAGAACCGGCAGCCAGGCCAGGAAGCCGTTGCCGGTGTGGCAACGCGAGCAGCTGCCGCTCGATCCCTCGTCGATAGCCAGCTCGTAGTTAGCGTGCGGGCTGAGCTGCCACTGCTGGAATCGGGCGTGCCGCAGCGGCTCGCCGTGGCAGGTGGCGCACACGTTTGCCGAGAGGCTCACTCGCGGCTCACCCTCCGGATCGTCCGGCAGGTGCGCGCCGCCGACCTGTGGACCGTGGCAGTTCTCGCACTGGATGTTGGCAAGCCTCGCCGTGTGCGGATACTCCTGAAGCACCGCCGTCCAGTTGTCGCCGGGGTTGTTGATCAGGCCGGAATCGAGGAAGGCCTGGTAATCCGTCGCCTCATCGACTCCGTCGTTGTCGGCGGTGTGGTCGAAGCCGACCGTGTGGCAGGCGAAGCAACCTTCACCGTAGTGAGTGCTGGTGTCGAGCTGGCTGCTGAAGATTTCGGCGTGACCCGTCTGTGCCCACGGCGTGAAGGTGTCCTCGGCGACCTTGTCGTTGTGACAACCGGTGCACGAGCTGTCGGCGATTGGCCGACCCTCTTCGTCCTGATCGACAATCACTCCCAACCACGTACCGGCGTACACCGGCATCGTAATCAGTTCATCTGTTTCGTTGTCGGTCACCATGATCGAGTAGTGGCCGCTCACATCCGGGACGAACTGTGGATTCTGGGACGAGTCGTCTATCAGCGTCGCACCGGAGCCGCCAGGCGCGGACAGGGTCCAGTCATAGGTGTCCTGGTCCTTGCCATGCAGGAGCACCGGAACTCCGACCGGCACATTGAGCAGACCGGTCGAGACCTTCCACGGGACCGCGGCGACGATGTCTCCCTCACCGTGGTAGGTGCCCGAGCTGGTCGTTACCGTGACCTCCAAAACCGTGGCCGCCGTGTGTTCGAGGGCGAACGGGTTGACGCCCACGACCTGGAACCGGTTCTGCAAACCGGCCGGGAACTCGCCCTCCGGCAGCGGCACGTTGGGCGGTAGCTGCTCCTCGGTGATCGGCGGCTCCATGAGCACATGTATAAGGTAGTCCTTGTAAGCCTGTTCACTCGGGAAAGTCACGGTTATCGTCTGACCGCTGGTCCCGCTGAGCGTGACCTCGGCACCGCCCACCTGCATCCACGAAGTGGACTGTACTGTCGAGCCGTCGTTGATTGTCACGTTGGCGGTAGCCTGGACGCTGCCACCCGGCTCCGCAATGCCCGACACGTCGACGGACACTTCAACTGGGTCCTGTGCCTGGACGATCGCAGCGACCGAGACGACCGCCAGCACCGTCAGAGCGACCCGTGCATACCCATATATTCTTGACTTCGGGATCATTTTTCCGTCCTCCCTCAACCACTTGTGATTGCGCGATTGCCACATCCATCGATAAATGAGAATTCGCTCACTTGTCGGAATATACAACATCGAATTTTACAATTCAATGACAATCTCAATTTGAGAATTGTTCGCAATTGTGACATCTGAGGTCAGCATTCGCGGAGAAATCAGGAATTCGGACAGATACGGAAAGACGACACAAACACCCCCATCGAACCGTAACCACATATCTCGCTCTTCAGCGGCTCGATCGAGTGCCGCCTTGTGAAGTTCGAGCTCCACGAGGGCGTGAAGAAAACGCATAGAGTGCACGGAGCCCAGAGACGCCGCGGATCGACGCAGATGAACGGAGACAAGAAAGCGTTCAATGACCTGCGTGATGGGCGGTTCTCGTCAGGCCCCTACCTCAGTTCTTGAAGCTCGTCTTGGAGGCGGTCGACGAGGCCATTCATCTCGGCGACGAGGGCGTCGGTCGGTTCAGTGGTTGAGAAATCGACGCCAGCCTTCTGGAGCTGGATTATGGGGTGGTCGTTTCCCCCCGAACGCAGCAGCTCGAGATAGGCCTCAACGACGGCAGACCGCGTCCGCCCGTCGCCTTCGGTCATATGTCGATGGAACATCACTGCTGCCGCTTTCGAGGTGGCGTACTGGAAGACGTAGAACGGTGAGCCGAAGAAGTGCGGGATCCGTGCCCACGTGTTCCGGTACCAATCCTGATCGTCGAGTGCGTCACCGAAATAATCATTGAGGACCTCGAGGTAGATTTCCTGCAACACCTCTGCCGTGATCGGTCCGTCGCCTTCGACCATCCGGTGTGCCCGCAGCTCGAAGTCGGCGAACATCGCCTGGCGGTAGAAGCCGGCCGCAATGTCGTCGATTGCGTGCTGGAGCAGGGTCACTCGGCGGGCCGGTTCGGTCTCCTCGTCGAGCAGGCGGTCGAGGAAGAGTGATTCGTTGGTCATCGATGCCACCTCGGCGACAAAGATCGAATAGGACGAGGTGGCGAAGGGCTGGCTTTCGTGGGAGAGCACGGTGTGCATCGTGTGGCCCATTTCGTGGGCGACGGTGAAGGCGTCGTTGAGAGTGTCGGCGTAGTTGAGCAGCATGTAGGGGTGGACGCCGTACACACCGGCCGAGAATGCCCCTGATCGTTTGCCCTCGTTTTCATAGACGTCGATCCAGCGCTCGGAAAACGATCGCTCGACTGTCCGTTGGTACTCCTCGCCGAAGATGGCCACCGAGGCGACGATCCGGCGTCCGACATCATCGTACGGGAGCATCCAGTCAACCTCCACCAGTGGCAGGTAGGCGTCGAAGTAGCGGTAGCGGTCGAGCTCGAGGATCTGCTTCCGCAGACTGTGGTAGCGCTGGAGAGCCTTGCCGCCGGATCGCGCTTTGCCAATGAGATTCTCGACAACCGCGAGCGGGATATTGTCGTCGTCGAGCTTTGCCTCGATCGCTGATTTGTAGCGCCGCGACCTCGCGACGAACCAGTCCTTCTGCAGGACCCCGTTGTAAATCGCGGCGTAGCTGTTCGGAAAGTTGTCATAGACCGTGAAGTGCGCCTTGAAGAGCTTCTCGCGATCCGCCTGCTCGCGCAGGGTGTGAAGCCCCTGCGTGTAGTTGGCGTGGCTTGCAACGATTTCGGTGCCGTCCGACAGGGTGACGGTGGGGAAGTCGACGTCGGCGTCGGCCATCATCGAGTAGGTCTGCGAGGGGGTACCGTTGAAGGTCGAGGCAAAGGCCAGCAGACGCTCGCCATCCTCGTCGAGAACGTGGCGCTGCATGCGGAAGCTCTCCTCGATGCCAAAACGGTAGGGGGCGAGCTCGGGCTCTTGGTCGAGCCATTCATGCACGGTCGCTTCGGGGATCTCGAGCAGCTCCGGCGTGTACCAGGCGGTCGCCTGATGAAAGGCGGCGAGCGCCAGCCGGACCTTCTCGAGCCTGGCCTGGACGGTGTTGTCGCGCGTGTCCTGACTCTGCATCAGCGCTGGATACTGGTAGACGCGATACGCGAGCTGACCGAGCTCGTCGGAGAGTCTGCTGGCTTTCAGAATCTGCTTCGGCCCATTCGCAAGGGTGCCCTTGAGCTCTCCATAGGAGTCCATCAGCTGCTGCAGTCGCTCGAGCCCATCGGACCACGCGTCCCAGTCCGGGTAAATGTGGCTCAAGTCCCATGTGTACCGCTCGGGGATCAGGGCGCGATCTCGGCTCGCGGGCTTGAAGCCGTCCGATGTGTTCATGCCGGTGTTCTCCTCGATGTGTGCCGTCGTCTCTGGCGGTCAACGCTGGAGGCCGTGCGCCGCATTCCCCTCCCTGGCCGGTGTGCGGCGGCCGGTCGGACGGCGGACCAACACCGGGTTGAGAACGACCTCGATCTCGGTCGCCTCGCCGTCCACCACGGCAACGGCTCGAATTTCCCGGGCACGATAACCGGTGGCCTCGATTCTGAGGTCGTAGAGGCCCGGCAGCAGGAGCCGGTGAAAATCGCCGACTGCCGGATCGGTTCGCGCTTTCGAGCCATCCTCTTCGCGGTCGAGGCCCAGCACCTTGATGGTGGCTGCGAGTGGCTTGCCGCTGGGATCGGTCACCACACCGCGGATCCCTCTGTGGGCGTGAGCAACGAAATCGAGCAGCGCACGCCGGTTCCACTGCCACATGTCGTCCAGCATCTCCGACCGCAGGAGCTTGGCCTTTGAGAGCTCGATCGTGACCTCGCGGCCGCCGTGGAAAAAGGTCACGAAATCCTGACGGCTGCCGTGGGTTTCGTACCAGTCCCAGCCGTTGGTGATGCCATTGTCGAAGTCGACGAGATAGCCTCCTGGGCTGTCGCTTTGAGCCAAGTCTGCCCAATCGCGTGCAAGAGCCTGAAACCAGAGGTCATCCGGATGGCGTCGCGGGACGGAGTCCCAGGGATAGTTCACGACCTCTGCTCCGTCGTGGAAGTTCGCCGACAGGGCGAAGCTCCGGGTTTCGGCGAGCGCCATCATCGCTTCGGTTTCGGGCCACCAGGGATTCCCGTCCGGATGGTTGTCGTCGTTGAAATCGGGGAAGTTTCGGTTTGCATCGACCGCCGATGCGGCTCCGGTGTCGGTGGTGAAGAATCGGATCGCGCCAGCCACGGTGTCGTCACCCTGAAAGTAGGTGCCGTCGGGATTGGCGAGAGGATTGATCCAGATTTCGGTCTCGTCGACCAGAAAGCTGACATCGGGGTCAACACCGTAGTCCCGGATGAGATGATCGATGACGCGAAGCATGAGCGCAAAACCCGACGTTTCGTCCCCGTGCATGGACGAGGTGAGCAGCACCTCCGGCTCGTCCTCTTGGTGGTCGGGGTTGTCAGAAATGACGAGTGCCAGGAGCCGATGAGGTCGGGTGGTGTTCGCCGTCGGGCCGAGTTCGACGAGTCGGCATAGGTTGTGGTATTTGGCAGCGTAGCCCAGCATCAGGGCCTCGTACTGCTGGTAGGACGGGTAACAGTTCCACGATCGGTTGTCGTCCTCCGCCCAACCGTCGCCGCACATCGTCGGACTCTGTGCCTTCACTGGTGCGGGCAAGATCTGCCAGCTCCAGCCCGCGGCTTCGACGGCTTCAAGCTGACGGGCAGTTGCCACAGCCCGGACCTCGTTGCCTCGCACGTCTTCGATGCTGATCATCCGGGTCAGGCGGGCAAGCTCAGAGCGGTCGCGGATCTCGATGCGAACTGTGACTGACGGGTCGTGAACGGGTGTTCGATCACCGTCGCCCGCCGCGGTGGCGGCAAATGCTGCCAAGCAGAAGAGGAGCACGAGCAATGAGTTACGAATGGACACCTCTTTGATTTTACGACACGGTGATGGCCCTCGCCTCAACGATATCGATGCGGCAGTTCGAAAATCGTCGAGGTGCTGACGGTGACGGTGATTCCCGAACCGTCGCTCGGCAACGCTGCGTCGATCCGCAGCAGCGCGCTGCGGCCGATGTGAGAGAGATCGAAGAGAAGTCCCACTCCGGCGTCGAATTTGATCCCATCGGTGTCATCTCCGACGATCGCATCCCAGGTGATGCCGGCGTCTCCGAAGACAACGCAACCGAGCGAGAACAGGTTGAGAATATCCTCCTTGATCAGACGACGCCACTGCAGGTTGAAAACGGCGCGGCCGGTGCCGTCGAAGAAGTCCGGATCCCAGCCTCTCAGGCCGAGATCTGCGCCGAGCGCCAGCTGCCGGTCGCGATCGAGGCGGCGCGAGTCTTCGACCAGCAAGCGTGTTCGCAAGCCGCGGACGCCGAGTTGAGCTGCGCCGATCTGGACCCCGCCCACCAGGTTGTGGGCTTGGCCGTCTTCGAGCCGTCCGGAAAACCATGCATCGCCGAGGACGAGCCAATTCCCGAACAGCTTCGCCAGATGCAGGTTGCCGGACGTGAGGAGACGTTCGCGGTCGCCGCCAAAGGACGGGGAGGAGTACACGCTGTTCAGCGCAAAGTTGGGTCCGAGGGCTACGTCCTCCTGCACGGTCCAAGCGTGAAAACCCCTAACCACGATGAATCGATCGGCTATCTGCTGGAAGGACAGGCGAGGGCCCTCGATGAGACGATCTTCGGGCGGCTGGTACGGTTCACCGGTGTTTTCACGCATCCAGTCCGAGTAAAGGTCCTTGCGGTACTCCCACCCCGCCACGACGCGGCGGGTGATGTCGCCGCCCGCCGGCAGACGACCGCCTCCCCAGATGCTGACCTCCTCGGTCTCGTGCAGTCCTTCGACGGCCGACGCAGAATGCGAGTAGAGGTGATTTACAGACTTCTGGCGGCTTCCGGAAACGCCCCACGTCCATGGCGTCGTGAGGGAGTAGAAGGGCCTGTCAACCACGATTCGGTCGAGAAAACCGTCGGAGAAATCGGCATGGGTCAGGCCAATCCGCCACCGGCTGTTGAAAACATTCGGGTCGAAATACTGGATCGCCCAGCCGTCCCGCTCGTCGTCGGACTCGTAGGCCACACCGGCATATTTCCCCCAGCCGAAGAGATTCTCCTCCTCGATGTCGATTTGAAAGCTCGATCGGCTGCCGAAAATGCCGAGCTTGGCGCCCACCTTGAGAGTCCATTGGTCGTGCGTCCTCACCAGAAGCTCGACACCATCACCGGACTTCGTGGCGATGATGTCCACCGGATTCATGATGCCGAGACTGCGGAGAATGCGTGCGCTTTCCGCGGCGGCGCTTGCCGAGTAGAGATCTCCCTCCTCGAACAGGAGCATCGAACGGATGAAATCTTCCTTGCTGACGACGTGCAGGGCGTTGGCCCAGCGATAGAACCAGGCGTTGGTGTCGGGGTCAGAGGTGTCGAAGATGTTCGAACTCTCGATATGGATGGCGACAATCGGCAGGCCATCAAGCGCAGGATTGCCGTCCTCACCGGAGACTTGGGTCCCGAAAATAGCGAGGACGAGGAAAAAGATGAGGGCGCGCCGGGAAATGTTGGTCACCGCGTTCGCCGTTTGCGTTCGGCCTCTCGTTCCCGCACCAGCTCCGCAACTTGGCGGATGCGTTTCTTCTCGCGCAATTCACGCGCCTTGCCGGCTCGCTTCCCGACTCCCTGGAAGACCTGGCTGAGCTTGAGCAACAACTTGAGGTGCCCGACCGCGGACGGCAGTTTGGTGTTACGGACCTTGCAGCCCCAGAGCTTTGTGCCGGTCAGATTCGCTTTCGTGAGATCGGCGTTTCGCAGATCTGAATAGCGAATGTCGGCCTGTCCGAGATCGATGCCTACGGCGTCGGTGAATCGAAAATCCGCTCCCAGCATCTTGGCGCCGGATGCCTTGACCAGAATCATATTGGTCCCGGAGAGATCGGCTCCCTGGGCGACCGAATCCTCGAGATTCGCCTGCTTGAAGTTGGCGTGACGGGCGCTGGCATCGACTAGGTTGGCGCGGCTCAGATTGGCGCCTTCAAAGACCGCGTGCCGGAGGTCCGCCTGTTCCAGGTTTGCCTCGCGAAAATCGGAAGCGCGCAGCTCACAGCGCGAGAAGACGGCCTTGCGCAGGTTGGCGTGGGCGAACGACACGCGCCCCAGGCTGGGCGATCGGAAGTCGAGTTCCGCGAGTTGGGCGCTGACCAGATTGCAGCCATCGAGGATAGCCCCGATGATGCTGGAGTGGCGCAGATCCGCGCCCGACAGGTTGGTGCGGATAAAGCTCACCTTTTCCAGGTCGGTGTGACTGAGGCTCGCCCCCTCGCACTGGGCTTCGTCGAATATTGCCTCACAAAGCACGGAGCCGTGGAAATTCGAATTCCTCAGCGCCGCACCACGAAAGTTTGCCCGCTGCAGACGGCAGTTCTTGATCTGGGCGTTGTCGGCCTGAGCTTCTGAAAAATCGGCGCCTTCCATGTTCAGGTTTTCGAGCTCGACCCCGTCGAGGATGGCCGCCGCCCCCTGAATGCCGCGCATCACTGTGCCGTCGAACCGGCCGCCGCGCAGCGACGTCCCCTGCAGCTTCGCCCCGGACAGGTCGGCCTCGTCGAAGAGGGCGCTCTCCATCTGTGTTTGCGAAAGATCAGCACGGCGAAGGATGGTTCGTGTCAGATTGGCGCCGCGCAGGGTGGATCTGTGGAGGGAGGACCCCGACATGTCGAGATCGGTGAGGTCGAGGAAATCAAGCTGGACGCTTTCAATCTTCGCCTCTTTCAGCGATGAATTGGTCAGTCGGGCTCCCTCGAGAATGGCCCGTGAAAGATCGGCTCCGTCGAGCTGCGCTCCTGTGAAGTCAGCCCCACGGAGGTGCGCTTTGGTGAAATCGAGCCCCCGAAGATCCATCCCGGTGAGCTCGGCGTCGATCAGGTCGGGCGCCAGGGTCGGGTTTGCCTTGCGCCAGTCGTTCCACCGGCCGGCGCGCAGCTGGTTGAGATGTTCGGGGTTGGCCATACAGAGTCTCCTGGACTGCGGGTGCAGCTTCCATTATACGGCGAAGGTGAAAACCGGACGTTTGGACGCTGAAACGTTTGCACGTCAAATCGTTGAACGTTTCGACGGACTCCGGCTCGAACGGGCCTTGAAACGAGGAACAAACGTTCCAACGTTCGAACGTGTAACGTTCTAACGAAATTGATGCCGAGTTCGATATTGGCTCGGTGTCAGCCCTACCGTTCTTCGGAACACCCTCGAGAATGCGCTCTGGTCGAAGTATCCGCAGGTAACGGCAATATCCGCGATCGGGACCAAGCTCCTCCTCAGCATTTCGGACGCCACGTCAATCCGCTGTTTGGTGATGAACTGGCTTGCCGTGATCCCGAAAATCGCACGCAGGCGGCGGTTGAGTTGATAAACGGAGAGGCCCGAGACCTCGGCCAGGTCCTGCACCCGAAGGGCCGAACCGAAGCCGGATCGCACGTGCTCGAGTGCCGCCGCCACCTCGGCGAGGTGGTCGGTCTCACGACCGGGAGATTGGAGGTCTCGAGAGATTCCCGCGAGACCGGCCACCCGTCCGTCAGATCCGGGAATCGGGATCTTGTCGGTCAGACACCAGCCTTCGAGGCGGGTCGGATAGAGGTGCATCTCCAGGTTCTGTGATATCGCGATTCCGGATTGCAGGACCCTGTCATCCTGCTCGAAGAAACGATCGCCGAGAGGTGGGGGAAACACACTCCGCGTGGTTTTGCCGAGAAGGTCCTCCTTGGACCTTCTGCCACAACGGTCGACCAGAGTCCGATTGACCATCACGTAACGGGCCTCCCGGTCCTTGATGAAGAAGACCACGTCGGGAATCCGATCGAAGAGCGCCTCGGAGTAAGAAGAGGCCTCGATGAGGGTGCGGAGATCGGGTGTCACAACATTTCCGTTTATGCTGAATCTGAAGTTCAGCCTCGTGAATCATACTAGACCAAATGTTTGTTTTGAAGCATCTTATGAAATGGTCGCCATGGCTATGATCGCATTCTCTGCAGTTGTCGAGCGTGGGATTGGAAAGATTTTCAATATCCAGCGCTGCTCGGTGCACGACGGTCCCGGTATCAGAACAACGGTCTTCCTCAAGGGCTGCCCGCTCGCCTGCTCGTGGTGTCACAACCCTGAAGGCATCGACGACGCCTCAGTCCTCATGATCAGCGAGGAACGGTGCATCGGCTGCCGGGCGTGTGTCGAGGTTTGCCCGATCGAATCTGGTGGAGCGGCGCCGGCCGGAGAGGCCTGGGAAAGCGAGCTCTGCACGCGGTGTGGATCGTGCGTCGGTGTCTGCCCTGCGGAAGCTCGCGAGATCGCCGGGCGCGGAATTACGGTTGGCGAACTCCTCAATGAGATCGAGCGTGATCGGCCGTTCTACGATGCGTCCGGAGGCGGCGTGACCTTTTCGGGCGGTGAACCGCTCGCCCAGCCCGAGTTCCTGGAAGAGTGCCTGCGCGAATGCGGCAGGCGAGGGTTCCATACGGCGGTGGACACCTGCGGATTGGCGCCGCAGAAGACCCTCCTCGAGGTGGCACAGCTTGCGGGTCTCGTGCTCTATGATCTCAAACACATGGACCCGGAACGTCACCGAGCCGAGACCGGTGTCGAGAATCGGTTGATTCTCGATAACCTCCTGGCGATGAGCGAAACTGATGTCGAGATCTGGATCCGTCTGCCCCTGATTCCCGGCTTCAACGACGACCGCGCGAATGTCGCCCGAACCGGGGAGTTCCTCGAGGATCTGCCTCGCAGACACCCGGTGATCGTTCTGCCCTACCACAACACAGCGCTCGGCAAACGGAAACGGTTGCAGGAGCCTATTGGGGAATGCTCTCTGCGGGTCCCTGCAGAAGAAACCCTCGACGCGGTTGTCGAAGCATTGTCGCAGTACCGCCTCGATGTGACCGTTGGAGTCAGGCCATGAAAGACCGTGTGCGGACACTCAGACAAAGAAGCCTGGACACGCACCCCTCGGTTTCGATTGAACGGGCAGTGCTACTGACGGATTTCTACCGCGAGAATATCGGCAGATATCCACAGGTCGTGTTGCGAGCCAGGGCCTTCCATCATCTGTGTGTCAACAAGACAATCTATATCGGCGATGACGAGCTGATCGTCGGTGAGCGGGGCTGCGCACCCAAGGCGACGCCGACCTATCCCGAGATTACCTGTCACAGCGGCGAGGATCTCCGAATCCTCGACAGCCGTTCTTTGACGAGCTACTCCGTAGCGGATGAGGACATCGAGCGCTACGAGCGTGATGTCATTCCCTTTTGGAGGGGGCGTTCCCTCCGGGACCGGATATTCAATCTGCTGCCGGACGAGTGGCACGAGGCTTTTGCGGCGGGGGTCTTCACGGAGTTCATGGAACAGCGTGCACCTGGCCATACGGTAGGCGACGGCAAGATCTTCGAGAAGGGCATGCTCGACTTCAAGTCGGAGATTGCACGTGCAACTGCTGCTCTCGACATCGCCTCCGATCCGGAGGCTCTCAAGAAGAGGGATCAGCTCGAGGCGATGGACATCGTCGCTGATGCGATCATCCTCTTCGCCGAGCGCCATGCCGAGAAGGCGGAGGCAATTGCCTCGGCCGAGGAGGATCCGCAGCGTTGCGCCGAACTTCAGCGGATCGCCGAGATCTGCCGGCGGGTGCCGGCGCACGCCCCGCGTGACTTCTGGGAAGCGCTCCAAGCCTACTGGTTCGTCCATCTCGGGGTGATCACCGAGCTCAACGGATGGGACGCGTACAACCCGGGGCACCTCGACCAGCATCTCGAACCGTTCTACTCGACGGGAATCGATGACGGCACCCTCGATCGCGAGACCGCAAAGGAACTGTTGGAATGCCTGTGGGTGAAGTTCAACAATCACCCGGCGCCACCCAAGGTCGGTGTCACCGCCGAGGAGAGCGGCACCTACACCGATTTTGCAAATATCAACATCGGCGGCGTTCGTCCGGACGGGACCGATGCGGTCAACGATGTTTCCTACCTGTTGTTGGAGGTCATCGACGAGATGCACCTCCTGCAGCCGTCCAATAACATCCAGCTCTCGCGGAAGAATCCGGAGCGTTTCCTCGAGGCTGGCCTCGAGGTGATTCGTAAGGGTTACGGGTTCCCGTCGATATTCAACTCCGATGCGGTGGTCGAGGAGATGGTGCGGCAGGGCAAGACGGCCGAGGATGCGAGGGAAGGCGGCACCTCCGGCTGCGTCGAAACGGGCGCGTTCGGCAAGGAGGCGTTCATCCTGACCGGCTATTTCAATCTGCCGAAGATGCTGGAGCTCGCGCTCCACAACGGAGTCGACCCGCGGACCGGGAAAAGACTCGGACCAGAGACCGGGGACCCGCGAGGTTTTTCATCGTTCGATGAAGTCTTTGACGCGTGGCGGACTCAGGTCAGGCATTTCATCGACGTCAAATATCGCGGCAACCTGATTTTCGAACAGATGTTTGCTGACTGGGCGCAGGCGCCGTTCTTGAGCGTGCTCACCGACGACTGCATCTCGAACGGGCGTGATTACAACGCCGGAGGCGCCCGCTACAACACGAGCTACATTCAGGGTGTCGGCATTGGCAGCCTGACTGACAGCTTCTCGGTCCTCCAGCACCACGTCTTCGATTCGGAGTCGTTGGGCATGGCCGAAGTCTTGGAGGCAATCGACAACGATTTCGAAGGTCGAGAGATCCTGCGACAACGTCTTCTCAACAAGACACCGCGCTACGGCAACGATGACGATCGCGCGGACGAGATCATGGTGCGGTGTTTCGAGGCCTATCACGATGTGGTCGAGGGACGGCCCAACCTGCGGGGCGGTGAGTACCACATCAACATGCTGCCGACGACCTGCCATGTCTACTTTGGCGCAGTCATGGGCGCCATGCCGGACGGACGCCGCGCCGGCCAGCCCCTGTCGGAGGGAATTTCACCGGTCCAGGGAGCGGACCGGAAGGGTCCGACCGCAGTCTTCAGGTCTGCGGCCAAGATGGACCACCTCGAGACGGGCGGCACCCTCCTCAACATGAAGTTCTCGCCGCGGCTCCTCGAGGGTCCGAGCGGCATTGCCATGCTCGCGGGTTTGGTGCGGGGATATTTCGGGATGGACAGCCACCACGTGCAGTTCAACATAGTCACTGCCGAGACCCTGCGTGAAGCCCAGGCCGATCCCTCGAGTCATCGCGATTTGATCGTCCGTGTCGCCGGCTACTCGGACTACTTCTGCGATGTCTCTCGCGAGCTCCAGAACGAGATCATCGAACGGACTGAACACGACGGATTTTGAATCGAGCTCGGAATTCGGAATGCCGCTCGCACACGCATTTCGAATTTCGGATTTCGGATTTCCCTCCCACCCCCTCGGACTCTCAATACCCTGGGAGGATGCGCGGGAATTCAAAATTCAGAATTCAAAATTCAGAATTTGTTAACGTTCGTGCTAGCGTGACCACATGCGTCCGGTTGCGCTGCTTACCGACTTCGGTATCGAGGATCATTACGTCGGTGTGCTGCATGCAGTGCTCGAACGAGAGGCGCCAGGAATTGTCCGCATAGACCTCGGTCACAGCCTCGAGGCGGGTGACATCTTTGGAGCGTGCTTCCAGCTCAAATGTGCCTGGCCCCACCTCCCGGGCGACTGCGTCGTGATGGCCATCGTCGACCCCGGTGTGGGGACGAACCGGCGGGTGGTGGTCGTCACGGTGGGCTCACGATCCATCCTGGCGCCCGATAACGGGCTCGCCGACGCGATCCCCGGAGCGATCTCTGCGATCGATCTCGATTGGCGGAATGCGGGCCTGACCGAGCCGTCAAAGACCTTCCATGGGCGCGACCTCTTTGCCCCGGCAGCCGCCCGGCTTGCGAACGGTGGCATGGCGCGGGAGCTCGGCGAGGAGATCGCCCTGGATTCCCTCGTGCAGTGCCCGTTGCCG is drawn from Acidobacteriota bacterium and contains these coding sequences:
- the pepF gene encoding oligoendopeptidase F, yielding MNTSDGFKPASRDRALIPERYTWDLSHIYPDWDAWSDGLERLQQLMDSYGELKGTLANGPKQILKASRLSDELGQLAYRVYQYPALMQSQDTRDNTVQARLEKVRLALAAFHQATAWYTPELLEIPEATVHEWLDQEPELAPYRFGIEESFRMQRHVLDEDGERLLAFASTFNGTPSQTYSMMADADVDFPTVTLSDGTEIVASHANYTQGLHTLREQADREKLFKAHFTVYDNFPNSYAAIYNGVLQKDWFVARSRRYKSAIEAKLDDDNIPLAVVENLIGKARSGGKALQRYHSLRKQILELDRYRYFDAYLPLVEVDWMLPYDDVGRRIVASVAIFGEEYQRTVERSFSERWIDVYENEGKRSGAFSAGVYGVHPYMLLNYADTLNDAFTVAHEMGHTMHTVLSHESQPFATSSYSIFVAEVASMTNESLFLDRLLDEETEPARRVTLLQHAIDDIAAGFYRQAMFADFELRAHRMVEGDGPITAEVLQEIYLEVLNDYFGDALDDQDWYRNTWARIPHFFGSPFYVFQYATSKAAAVMFHRHMTEGDGRTRSAVVEAYLELLRSGGNDHPIIQLQKAGVDFSTTEPTDALVAEMNGLVDRLQDELQELR
- a CDS encoding pentapeptide repeat-containing protein, whose protein sequence is MANPEHLNQLRAGRWNDWRKANPTLAPDLIDAELTGMDLRGLDFTKAHLRGADFTGAQLDGADLSRAILEGARLTNSSLKEAKIESVQLDFLDLTDLDMSGSSLHRSTLRGANLTRTILRRADLSQTQMESALFDEADLSGAKLQGTSLRGGRFDGTVMRGIQGAAAILDGVELENLNMEGADFSEAQADNAQIKNCRLQRANFRGAALRNSNFHGSVLCEAIFDEAQCEGASLSHTDLEKVSFIRTNLSGADLRHSSIIGAILDGCNLVSAQLAELDFRSPSLGRVSFAHANLRKAVFSRCELRASDFREANLEQADLRHAVFEGANLSRANLVDASARHANFKQANLEDSVAQGADLSGTNMILVKASGAKMLGADFRFTDAVGIDLGQADIRYSDLRNADLTKANLTGTKLWGCKVRNTKLPSAVGHLKLLLKLSQVFQGVGKRAGKARELREKKRIRQVAELVREREAERKRRTR
- a CDS encoding helix-turn-helix domain-containing protein, translated to MTPDLRTLIEASSYSEALFDRIPDVVFFIKDREARYVMVNRTLVDRCGRRSKEDLLGKTTRSVFPPPLGDRFFEQDDRVLQSGIAISQNLEMHLYPTRLEGWCLTDKIPIPGSDGRVAGLAGISRDLQSPGRETDHLAEVAAALEHVRSGFGSALRVQDLAEVSGLSVYQLNRRLRAIFGITASQFITKQRIDVASEMLRRSLVPIADIAVTCGYFDQSAFSRVFRRTVGLTPSQYRTRHQFR
- a CDS encoding carboxypeptidase regulatory-like domain-containing protein; amino-acid sequence: MSIRNSLLVLLFCLAAFAATAAGDGDRTPVHDPSVTVRIEIRDRSELARLTRMISIEDVRGNEVRAVATARQLEAVEAAGWSWQILPAPVKAQSPTMCGDGWAEDDNRSWNCYPSYQQYEALMLGYAAKYHNLCRLVELGPTANTTRPHRLLALVISDNPDHQEDEPEVLLTSSMHGDETSGFALMLRVIDHLIRDYGVDPDVSFLVDETEIWINPLANPDGTYFQGDDTVAGAIRFFTTDTGAASAVDANRNFPDFNDDNHPDGNPWWPETEAMMALAETRSFALSANFHDGAEVVNYPWDSVPRRHPDDLWFQALARDWADLAQSDSPGGYLVDFDNGITNGWDWYETHGSRQDFVTFFHGGREVTIELSKAKLLRSEMLDDMWQWNRRALLDFVAHAHRGIRGVVTDPSGKPLAATIKVLGLDREEDGSKARTDPAVGDFHRLLLPGLYDLRIEATGYRAREIRAVAVVDGEATEIEVVLNPVLVRRPTGRRTPAREGNAAHGLQR